The nucleotide sequence CTATTTCTCAAGATCCTACCCGTTATCGTTATAATGCAATGTTGGCAGATAAAGGGATCGCTATTCGTGAACGTATTGATGTAAACAGTCAGTTTCGTTGTTTATATGAATTCAATGAAGAAAATAATACGGTCAATATATTACTTTTTATAAGTAAAAAACAAGATATTGAAGGAATGCTTTATCGTTGTTTAATAGTGAAAAAATGATGAAAAATGATAAAAATC is from Proteus columbae and encodes:
- a CDS encoding type II toxin-antitoxin system RelE/ParE family toxin, whose protein sequence is MKKTVNIRVSETALWSLKDAESFKLSCTNNSETAAVFIDQLFDSAIDAISQDPTRYRYNAMLADKGIAIRERIDVNSQFRCLYEFNEENNTVNILLFISKKQDIEGMLYRCLIVKK